The following DNA comes from Rosa rugosa chromosome 5, drRosRugo1.1, whole genome shotgun sequence.
AGATATGGCCATAAAGGAGAGATGACTTACAGGAATACTAACATCAAGTTTCTCAAATCCATCTCTTCCGGTTATTTTGATTCTCAACTTCCGAGACCAGATCCCGGAAAATGAATCCTTGGAACCATCTGCACCATAGTTATTGTACACTTCAGGTGTTATAACTTCAACAATGGGATCTTGAGGACTCTGATCTTTTGGTTCTGCATTTTTAGATGTCCCTTGAAGACTGTATACACTACTGGCCACTGGAAAATAACCATTGTGTATAAGAACCAAGAAACAGAAAATGCTTACCTCTAATTGGTACAGGAAAAATTGGCAGTATTTGTATGAACTTATAGCAAAGTATTGACCTATACTTGTTACCAACAAAGAACTCAATGTTCAAAAATTTCAGACGCCTAGGGTAACATGGTTTAAATAAAATTTTGGCCAAGTTGTGTTAACGTAGTCAACTCTAATAGTAGAAAGACATTGGATTTCCATCTAATTACAACTGTAGCTTAGATGCCTAATGAGAAACAACTATCATTATCACATCCCTGGTGGGTATAACAGTAATGATGTGAGTTATGTGACTGTAATAGTTACTCACATCTTTCAGAAGACAGCTGACTGCTGTTACTATAATACCgcttttcttcttcataatAACTGTTGAAACCTAGGACCTCCTTAACCTCTTCAAAAGATGGCATGCTTCCAGGTGGAGGGATACGACCTCCTCTGATAGCAGCTAGTGCATCCTGCAATTCATTCGTATAAGTTCTCAACCGTGAAGTAATATTATCAATTAGTGGATCTAGAAAAGTAACACTTCTGAAAAGCAAACCAGAATGCAATGTTTTTCTCAATATGAGCTTGATGGCAAACTTGCTGAGTATTCTCCAGCAAAATTGGAATTTGGATCCATGCAATAGGTGAAGTTAAGTGAAAGCATTTTATCTTTAGAAGTATGACATCATACATTGTCACTATTTCACATCATAGATTGTAGCACTCATAATTAATTGAAAATGCTGAAGTATATATACCACAAATTGATGCTGTGAAAGGGAACAACTTGTGTGAGTtgtgtcatatatatatataaaattttttttttgtcatttaataatttgtAATCCTTTGCATTTCCATGGAACCCAAAGCTCAAAAAGATACGAGAGTGTACTATTCCGAAGCAATTTAAACACTTTAAGAACTGTACATTTAGTCTATAAGAATATTTTATCGTTGTgagcttctttatttttctggcTTTGAAAATCAGAGAGATCCATAATCAATGTGAAGTTAAATCTCTTTATAGCAATGGAAGCACAGTTATAGGATGTCCAAGACAGTTTACCCCTACTTTTGTTCATGAACTTTACTGAAAAGAAAAGGTGGTGGACGTTACCTGCATTGCTTGAATAGATACCCCAATCAAGGAAAGTGGATAAGCCACAAGTTTGTATCCAACTTCCTCAAGTTCAAGAGGATTGAGTATTGGTGTTTTTCCCCCTCCTTCAAGCATATTCGCCTGATAAAACATGAAGCTTTATCAAACACTagaaattattttcatttctCGCTTCTGAAGTTACAAAATTCAGGCTGATGACTCTCTGTTAGATTGTTGAATGCTGATTGACATATCTAAATTTATGTACATGTCACCTAAGTTCACATGGTATAAAGGGTTTATTGGGTTGGGTTTTGTGAGTGTCTGTGTATCTGTGcgattgtgtgtgtgtgtgtgtgtgcaatCCCTTTTTAAGTAATAAAAGGGAATAGGGACAGCTAATCTAATTTTTCAAATGTGGGCAAATGGGCATGATAAATCAAAACTAGTAATGTCATCAATTTTTTACAATCCTGTCTAGGTTACCAAAAGCTACATGTATAGAAGCAATAAAAGAAAGGTATGCAAAAGCCCTTGGGCATGAAAATGTAGAATAGCTATGTAATAAATCCAAGTCTTCAGCCACATGGCTTTCTACTTTTGTGGTTTGTGCTATGGAAAATGTAATGTACCATTTTTGGAACTAGGGGATATACTCCACAGAAAGCCTTCATTTCTTCTTTTGAGGCTAGTGCATCAATGAAAAGAACATCTGCTCCAGCATCAGCGAATGCCCTTGACCTCCAAAGTGCTTCTTCCAAAGACACTGCTTGACGAGAATCAGATCGTGCTACAATTACAATGTCAGAGCCACTCTCTTTCCGAGCATCAACTGCTGCTTTTATCCGCATCACAGCTTCCTCCCTTGACACCACTTTCCTGCCTTGTGTATGACCGCAGGCTTTTGGAGACACCTAGATTACAGTTTTATAAGTCTCAAACAGGCAGATGATAACGGTATTGAAAAAGGGGAAATGTTATTAGCAATCCCAGAAATTCATTCTGCACTTCTATTCACTTATTTTGTAACTGTACGGAAATAAGGAAATGTTAACTTTGGTGTGTAGATTGACTTGTTGGACTGCCAATAACTCGGAAAAAGTAGGAAAAGGTTAAAACTAATTACATAGTGTAGCAAAAAGATATTATGATAACAATAGCCAACAGTTTTAGATTTTACGTTAACAATCAATCATGAAATAAAAGCATTTGGAAGTATGGCTAGAATGATTTTAGAACAAAAGATAACACAGGAAGATTCAGAGATCCAAGTAAATTTCAATAATGACCTGATCTTCAAGCAGAATCCCAGCAAAGCCAGATCTAATATATCCCTTGACAGTTCTCTTGACATTCATTGCATTCCCGTAACCGTTATCGCCATCCCCAATGACAGGAATTGACACAGCTTGGGTAATTTGTTGCCCCTGATCCACCATTTCTCCATAGGATAGAAAACCTGTATCTGGCAGCCCTAATCTAGCAGCTGATATTGAAAATCCTGATGGAAGAACAAAATGGCATTGTTAAACATGTTTCTCAGGTGTGAATGTGTGATACAGGAACAAGAAGAAATACCAATAAAATGACAAAGCAATCTAATGCAAATGCAATGCAGCTGTACCTCAACTGTAATTAGATTCAATCAGAGTTAGATAAAAGACATTATTCAATTATTACACCAGAAAACAAGTACATACACAGTCAGCAAGTTTCCTGCATCAAGTTACTGTATATATATCATGTATATCTAACTAAGAGACAGCATATCTAAAACAGACAAGATCTTGAAACAACAGCCAGCTAAACCACAAGGATAGATAAGTTCATGGTCAAAGTTAACTACTCCAGATCAAGCTGTATGGCTGTGAAAACCCGAGATGACCCGACTGGGTTTACGAAGGAACCTTATATGCTTCTTCATTTCTGCAGAAGATTTTTGAAAAGCCGAGATCATATCTATGTTACTACGATTACTGCAAGGCATCCAGTCTATGCTGCTAAATTTAAGTTCGATGAACATACGACTAGGAAGCTGCAAATCTAAGGTGTGATGGGTGGCTACAAAGTTAAAAGGACACTTGTTGCAGCTTACCTTTATTATGTTTTAGCAAAAAAGGAAATGCTAGAGTATTGTAAGCCAAGTGCAGAACGCAGATGCACTTCTTATACAAAATTGAGAATGGAATTCATATCCAAGTTCTTAAGGTTCAAGCTTTCTGAGGAAACAGAATATTATGCGAAATTGGGTAGTTATAGTTTTGCTgttgttgtatttttttttttcttttatgtagTTTATGTAGAAGCTGAGCATTCGCTGTTGTACTCTGTAGTTGTTTAGAATCTTCAGAAAGTTGAGAATTATTAAATTTTATCATCAAACAGAAAAATAAACTACTTAAACCCATTGATCAAATTGGTATGCCTCCAAGAAATATGATCATGTCTAACTCTCTAGTCGTAATTGCAGTCACTTGAGTCAAATAAAACAATGCATATATGAATCTTGATGAAGCTCCGAACCCAAGTTTATGAATCCAATCCTACCTCAAAAACCATATTCTTTCAAGCCCAGATCAAAACATGCAATACTTTCACTCACTATAAAtccttaattaaaaaaaaaaaaaaagcatgaaAGTGGGATATACCACTGGTGAAGCAATACTGGAAGCCAGCTCTTTCGACAAGCTTGGCGCTGAGACCATCAAAGCAAGCAGGGCCTTGGTGAACCCCCGGCAactccagaatccggcgaagcGCTTTGGCCGGAGACTCGGGCGGCGGCGCTGAGTCTCCTGAGTAAGCTGCGAGGATCCTTGTGGTACGAAAAGGAGACGCATTTGACTTGTGGGGCAGTGTTAGTGATCGTTGATGAAGACGTGACCCGAATGTAAGGTTTGAAGGCGAGCTGCTGACATTGAAACAGGAGCTGTGGGGAAGAGACACACTGCAGTCTCTGCTACCCACCTGAGGATACTGCTTCTGCAGCACAcaactcattctctctctctgatgCCTTTGGCTTTGTTTTCACAACTTCCCAACTGAAGGCGTTATGTCTAATATTACTTACTTGGCTACATTTcaactccaactccaactccatTTTCATTTTGTCTCCATCTCCCCCTCTCCATTTGCCTCTTTTCTCAATTTTAGTCAAAACAGACACTACAAAAACaacactttttttgtttttttttcgtCTTTTACATATATATCCACGAAATTCATATTGTAATCTCGTAACCCTATAGCTTCatccaaaataataataataataataagaatgaCTTTTCCAATGCATCCACAAAGACTAATGAACTCTTAACTGATTTGTAGCAATTACAAAATTTTTGAATGATTTGCATCTTTACAGAGTAACTTTGACATAATATGTGCTACACTGTTTCTTCTTCTAGACTAGCACCTGCACTTTTCCCCTGCTCCCGTCCAGCTCCCTGTTCTGAAAATGGTTCCAAATCTTGCCTGAAATGCATATCTACTAATTGATTACACCAATGATGTAGATAAACTGGACAGATCGTTCAGCTGCTAACTTCGACTTCAGACTCAGCAAGGGTCATGTAGTTCATCTGAGTCATACTCATAAAGCAAATCATTCTCCGAATCCTCTTTAAAGCTGGATCGGTAATCACTGATATTATCAACAACGATATTTCTTGATGGATCCACTTCAAATACATCGCCTGGACTTTTCTTGTATAGACCTTTGCTCCTATCCAGCAAACCTTTCCTCAACAGCATTGCAAATTTTTCTCTCAGTTCTGCAATAGGGTGTTTCTGCAAGAGTTGTTGACGATCATAGGCTTCCCTCAGAATGACAGTTTGAGTGGCACACTTTTTTGAAATGTAGAAAATACCTGGATGACGCTCAAACACTTTAGTGAACTTCTGGGGTAGGGCCAAAGGTTTACGAAGGTTGCTCACATTCTTACGTTCAGTTTTCTTTTGCATAGTGAGATGAAGAAGCTCATGGAAGACTCCAACAATCCTCTTCTCTGATTCATCTGTACGAGGATCTAAATGGGAGGCATCACAGTACGGAGAATTATAAGGGAGGCTTTGCCACTCTTTCAACCACTCCATGCATTTTCTCTTCAATCCAAAACCCCTAGTAAACCCAATTGGAAAAGCTAAACAGCCACTTCTcacatcttcttcctcttgttGTATGGCAGAATTCTTTTGCAACTGGGAGACAGAAAGGTCATCATCCCAGGATAAGAGCTTTAAGCCAACACGGTCATCAGGTAAGCTGATGAAAGAGAATAGATCAGGGTGATGTGGAATTACTGAATGCTGGTAATCATATGGCAAACCTAGGTCCCATTTCAGCTGGTCAATGGTTTGTAAAGGAAGCTTCCAGCCCCTAGTGAGCATGAGCAGTTTCCGAAGCCTATTAAGGATATCACTCTGATTCTGCTGGACGACATTGGACTCTTCTTGGTGGAGTTTTATGGCTTCAGGAGTTAAACTAAAACATGGGACACGAGTGCCACCACTATCAAGAACATGGGACTCTAGAAAAACAGATGGGTATCTCCTAATAAAAGTAGAGACCTTGAGGTCATAAGGAAGATCGAGTTGTCCACGATGACAAGTGAGATGGTATATGGGGAGGCAGCCATCAGACGAGGAGGAGATTATGGAAACAAGAACACAGGCAGCTTTGAGATCCCTCTCAGCAGTCACAACAGCATCCAGTGCCCTATCTTTAACCCATTTCAATCTAATATTCACCAGAGTACGCTTGTGCTGGTAATTAAATACTTGTGTTCCACGGATGAAGCCAACCCCAACCTTACCGAATAGCATGTACGGGACCATGGTTCTGTCTTGGTAAATAGATGAGCAGCATTCTTGCCTGTCATTACATTCTGTGTCTTGCGAACCTGAAGTGAAGACTTTCTCCCCACGCAGTAGAACTGCAAAACGGAAGAGTCATTACAGGAATACAAAAAAGAACATTCAGCAAAACAGTTCTTGTCATTCCAATATAAGAAAACAGCCATCAAAGTACAGAACTTATCAAAGTATTTGGGAATGCTCCCCAGAACTGTTGATtatgatatttttcttttctacaAAAAATTTTGTTTCCAACATTGCCACAATGAAAAAGACTAAACAAGAATCTCACAACAGAAACTATTGTTTCTTATAGTCTTaattaaacaaagaaaaataaaatgttaGAAACAGCTTTCCACAATGCTTTACTTGAAAAAAAGACAACAAATGACATTGCTCTACAGCAGAATCCGACTGATGTCATTAAATCAAGCATTTTGCTAATACACATTTAGAGGAGGTTTGATttcgttttgttttttgtttcagGCATAGTTTCATGTTGTTAGTCTAGTATTGTATACATTATCAATCTTTTCTTTCATGGGTTTCCTCTCTAATATTGAAAGCTCTCAAATGAAATTGGAATGCTAATACTGGAATATGAAGAATCACAGTACATACGAACAAGATTGCAATGATGAAGGAACAGGATTGTAAAAGGATAATTAGAAAGCATACCTGTATACCCATGGCTGATTCCTTCTTCTTTCTAAGTCAACAACCATGGCGGGCACCCTTCAATCCAATGCCGATAACAAGATGAATCTGGGGTTCAGAACTCCAGACTCCACAaactctctctcgatcgaattGCAACTGTGTTCTGCTCACCGTCGACCACTTTTTTTGTGTTGATCCAGTTAATAGAAGTAGGGAGATAAAGCTTTAATGTCAAAATGTAGgtctaaatattaaatttggaCGTATGAAATTATATAGCGaggataactttttttttttttatcaagaagaaacttcattaataatgaactggttacaacgagttttggcaacatctcttacacagaaatggccactgGACTTCACACTAGAACTCCATAATGACTGACTGATGGAGTCAAAAAAAACCCCGACTCAACTACAGACTCAAGACTTGCACATCAACTAAAAGGCAGAGACAACAtgcgcaggagcagtgaatgCCTAACtcacaactttgtcaacactaactcgccacccagagtcctcctgacctgcctttgatcgaccaagtctacactcattgtgacttcgaacccgaccaaaaTGAAATGCTGGACCATCAGACCTGAGACTAAACTAAACCCAACTCCAGTGCCACCTTAATGTCAACACCGGCAATCCACaaatgctccaaatcgccatc
Coding sequences within:
- the LOC133708374 gene encoding protein WHAT'S THIS FACTOR 9, mitochondrial isoform X1, yielding MVPYMLFGKVGVGFIRGTQVFNYQHKRTLVNIRLKWVKDRALDAVVTAERDLKAACVLVSIISSSSDGCLPIYHLTCHRGQLDLPYDLKVSTFIRRYPSVFLESHVLDSGGTRVPCFSLTPEAIKLHQEESNVVQQNQSDILNRLRKLLMLTRGWKLPLQTIDQLKWDLGLPYDYQHSVIPHHPDLFSFISLPDDRVGLKLLSWDDDLSVSQLQKNSAIQQEEEDVRSGCLAFPIGFTRGFGLKRKCMEWLKEWQSLPYNSPYCDASHLDPRTDESEKRIVGVFHELLHLTMQKKTERKNVSNLRKPLALPQKFTKVFERHPGIFYISKKCATQTVILREAYDRQQLLQKHPIAELREKFAMLLRKGLLDRSKGLYKKSPGDVFEVDPSRNIVVDNISDYRSSFKEDSENDLLYEYDSDELHDPC
- the LOC133708374 gene encoding protein WHAT'S THIS FACTOR 9, mitochondrial isoform X2 yields the protein MVPYMLFGKVGVGFIRGTQVFNYQHKRTLVNIRLKWVKDRALDAVVTAERDLKAACVLVSIISSSSDGCLPIYHLTCHRGQLDLPYDLKVSTFIRRYPSVFLESHVLDSGGTRVPCFSLTPEAIKLHQEESNVVQQNQSDILNRLRKLLMLTRGWKLPLQTIDQLKWDLGLPYDYQHSVIPHHPDLFSFISLPDDRVGLKLLSWDDDLSVSQLQKNSAIQQEEEDVRSGCLAFPIGFTRGFGLKRKCMEWLKEWQSLPYNSPYCDASHLDPRTDESEKRIVGVFHELLHLTMQKKTERKNVSNLRKPLALPQKFTKVFERHPETPYCRTERKICNAVEERFAG
- the LOC133708373 gene encoding uncharacterized protein LOC133708373 isoform X1, which encodes MSCVLQKQYPQVGSRDCSVSLPHSSCFNVSSSPSNLTFGSRLHQRSLTLPHKSNASPFRTTRILAAYSGDSAPPPESPAKALRRILELPGVHQGPACFDGLSAKLVERAGFQYCFTSGFSISAARLGLPDTGFLSYGEMVDQGQQITQAVSIPVIGDGDNGYGNAMNVKRTVKGYIRSGFAGILLEDQVSPKACGHTQGRKVVSREEAVMRIKAAVDARKESGSDIVIVARSDSRQAVSLEEALWRSRAFADAGADVLFIDALASKEEMKAFCGVYPLVPKMANMLEGGGKTPILNPLELEEVGYKLVAYPLSLIGVSIQAMQDALAAIRGGRIPPPGSMPSFEEVKEVLGFNSYYEEEKRYYSNSSQLSSERLASSVYSLQGTSKNAEPKDQSPQDPIVEVITPEVYNNYGADGSKDSFSGIWSRKLRIKITGRDGFEKLDVSIPAGFLDGITNIVPALGGVNIKELLNEAADGMGGKQLLDFNDTMGDRIQVFLE
- the LOC133708373 gene encoding uncharacterized protein LOC133708373 isoform X2, which translates into the protein MSCVLQKQYPQVGSRDCSVSLPHSSCFNVSSSPSNLTFGSRLHQRSLTLPHKSNASPFRTTRILAAYSGDSAPPPESPAKALRRILELPGVHQGPACFDGLSAKLVERAGFQYCFTSGFSISAARLGLPDTGFLSYGEMVDQGQQITQAVSIPVIGDGDNGYGNAMNVKRTVKGYIRSGFAGILLEDQVSPKACGHTQGRKVVSREEAVMRIKAAVDARKESGSDIVIVARSDSRQAVSLEEALWRSRAFADAGADVLFIDALASKEEMKAFCGVYPLVPKMANMLEGGGKTPILNPLELEEVGYKLVAYPLSLIGVSIQAMQDALAAIRGGRIPPPGSMPSFEEVKEVLGFNSYYEEEKRYYSNSSQLSSERYGSKDSFSGIWSRKLRIKITGRDGFEKLDVSIPAGFLDGITNIVPALGGVNIKELLNEAADGMGGKQLLDFNDTMGDRIQVFLE